From Mya arenaria isolate MELC-2E11 chromosome 1, ASM2691426v1, a single genomic window includes:
- the LOC128209150 gene encoding collagen alpha-2(I) chain-like isoform X3: MSPRASSIPVFLLAVACVCLGQNQQFPYENMIVMARNLDPTNRLASGLGPKSGLGPISGPGPSSGIGPSKSVGPFGGVGLPSGVGRSSGVGSSSGVGPSSRLGSNSRIGPSSGLDSSAGLGSTSGLGPSSGLDPSSRFGLSNGLGATSRLGPSSGLSQSTGLGSPSNLIESKVGPSSGLGSTSMFGATNMLFPDQKCNLRPSGLGSGWYEENVFGMWIQRPCGPGSAFSASTCECSLAI; this comes from the exons ATGTCTCCACGTGCATCAAGCATCCCCGTATTCCTCCTGGCTGTAGCCTGTGTGTGCCTTGGTCAGAATCAACAGTTCCCCTATGAAAACATGATCGTAATGGCTCGTAACCTTGACCCAACAAACAGGCTCGCAAGCGGGCTCGGTCCGAAAAGTGGGCTCGGTCCGATAAGCGGACCCGGGCCGTCAAGTGGGATAGGTCCGTCAAAAAGTGTCGGTCCTTTCGGTGGAGTCGGTCTGCCAAGTGGAGTTGGTCGGTCCAGTGGAGTTGGATCGTCCAGTGGAGTCGGTCCGTCAAGCAGGCTAGGTTCAAACAGCCGTATCGGTCCGTCAAGCGGGCTCGACTCGTCAGCTGGGCTTGGTTCAACAAGTGGGCTCGGTCCGTCAAGTGGACTTGATCCGTCGAGTAGGTTCGGTTTGTCAAACGGGCTAGGTGCAACAAGCAGACTTGGTCCGTCTAGTGGGCTCAGTCAATCAACTGGGCTCGGttcaccaagtaacctcattgAATCAAAGGTCGGTCCGTCAAGCGGGCTGGGTTCAACAAGCATGTTCGGAGCAACAAACATGCTCTTTCCTGATCAGA AGTGTAACCTCCGACCATCTGGGCTCGGTTCCGGCTGGTACGAAGAGAATGTGTTTGGAATGTGGATCCAGCGACCATGTGGACCCGGCTCCGCATTTAGCGCGTCAACGTGCGAGTGCTCGCTCGCAATATAG
- the LOC128209150 gene encoding decreased expression in renal and prostate cancer protein-like isoform X2 has translation MSPRASSIPVFLLAVACVCLGQNQQFPYENMIVMARNLDPTNRLASGLGPKSGLGPISGPGPSSGIGPSKSVGPFGGVGLPSGVGRSSGVGSSSGVGPSSRLGSNSRIGPSSGLDSSAGLGSTSGLGPSSGLDPSSRFGLSNGLGATSRLGPSSGLSQSTGLGSPSNLIESKVGPSSGLGSTSMFGATNMLFPDQIPDPDCPLEIHPDTDTMFIQRDAVGDPKPRNCPPRTYFLRSVCSCVNIPRDKCNLRPSGLGSGWYEENVFGMWIQRPCGPGSAFSASTCECSLAI, from the exons ATGTCTCCACGTGCATCAAGCATCCCCGTATTCCTCCTGGCTGTAGCCTGTGTGTGCCTTGGTCAGAATCAACAGTTCCCCTATGAAAACATGATCGTAATGGCTCGTAACCTTGACCCAACAAACAGGCTCGCAAGCGGGCTCGGTCCGAAAAGTGGGCTCGGTCCGATAAGCGGACCCGGGCCGTCAAGTGGGATAGGTCCGTCAAAAAGTGTCGGTCCTTTCGGTGGAGTCGGTCTGCCAAGTGGAGTTGGTCGGTCCAGTGGAGTTGGATCGTCCAGTGGAGTCGGTCCGTCAAGCAGGCTAGGTTCAAACAGCCGTATCGGTCCGTCAAGCGGGCTCGACTCGTCAGCTGGGCTTGGTTCAACAAGTGGGCTCGGTCCGTCAAGTGGACTTGATCCGTCGAGTAGGTTCGGTTTGTCAAACGGGCTAGGTGCAACAAGCAGACTTGGTCCGTCTAGTGGGCTCAGTCAATCAACTGGGCTCGGttcaccaagtaacctcattgAATCAAAGGTCGGTCCGTCAAGCGGGCTGGGTTCAACAAGCATGTTCGGAGCAACAAACATGCTCTTTCCTGATCAGA ttCCTGATCCAGACTGTCCGTTAGAGATTCACCCGGATACCGATACAATGTTCATCCAGCGTGATGCTGTGGGAGATCCTAAACCACGCAACTGCCCACCAAGGACATATTTCCTGCGTTCTGTTTGCTCCTGCGTGAATATACCGCGCGACA AGTGTAACCTCCGACCATCTGGGCTCGGTTCCGGCTGGTACGAAGAGAATGTGTTTGGAATGTGGATCCAGCGACCATGTGGACCCGGCTCCGCATTTAGCGCGTCAACGTGCGAGTGCTCGCTCGCAATATAG
- the LOC128209150 gene encoding decreased expression in renal and prostate cancer protein-like isoform X1, protein MSPRASSIPVFLLAVACVCLGQNQQFPYENMIVMARNLDPTNRLASGLGPKSGLGPISGPGPSSGIGPSKSVGPFGGVGLPSGVGRSSGVGSSSGVGPSSRLGSNSRIGPSSGLDSSAGLGSTSGLGPSSGLDPSSRFGLSNGLGATSRLGPSSGLSQSTGLGSPSNLIESKVGPSSGLGSTSMFGATNMLFPDQIPDPDCPLEIHPDTDTMFIQRDAVGDPKPRNCPPRTYFLRSVCSCVNIPRDTFPECNLRPSGLGSGWYEENVFGMWIQRPCGPGSAFSASTCECSLAI, encoded by the exons ATGTCTCCACGTGCATCAAGCATCCCCGTATTCCTCCTGGCTGTAGCCTGTGTGTGCCTTGGTCAGAATCAACAGTTCCCCTATGAAAACATGATCGTAATGGCTCGTAACCTTGACCCAACAAACAGGCTCGCAAGCGGGCTCGGTCCGAAAAGTGGGCTCGGTCCGATAAGCGGACCCGGGCCGTCAAGTGGGATAGGTCCGTCAAAAAGTGTCGGTCCTTTCGGTGGAGTCGGTCTGCCAAGTGGAGTTGGTCGGTCCAGTGGAGTTGGATCGTCCAGTGGAGTCGGTCCGTCAAGCAGGCTAGGTTCAAACAGCCGTATCGGTCCGTCAAGCGGGCTCGACTCGTCAGCTGGGCTTGGTTCAACAAGTGGGCTCGGTCCGTCAAGTGGACTTGATCCGTCGAGTAGGTTCGGTTTGTCAAACGGGCTAGGTGCAACAAGCAGACTTGGTCCGTCTAGTGGGCTCAGTCAATCAACTGGGCTCGGttcaccaagtaacctcattgAATCAAAGGTCGGTCCGTCAAGCGGGCTGGGTTCAACAAGCATGTTCGGAGCAACAAACATGCTCTTTCCTGATCAGA ttCCTGATCCAGACTGTCCGTTAGAGATTCACCCGGATACCGATACAATGTTCATCCAGCGTGATGCTGTGGGAGATCCTAAACCACGCAACTGCCCACCAAGGACATATTTCCTGCGTTCTGTTTGCTCCTGCGTGAATATACCGCGCGACA CTTTTCCAGAGTGTAACCTCCGACCATCTGGGCTCGGTTCCGGCTGGTACGAAGAGAATGTGTTTGGAATGTGGATCCAGCGACCATGTGGACCCGGCTCCGCATTTAGCGCGTCAACGTGCGAGTGCTCGCTCGCAATATAG